The Humulus lupulus chromosome 4, drHumLupu1.1, whole genome shotgun sequence genome has a window encoding:
- the LOC133829952 gene encoding amino acid transporter AVT1J-like, producing MASESRTPLLTQSQREGSSFLKACFNGTNAFLGIGLLTVPYALSSGGWLSLGLFFLVTMMTFYTGILLKTCMDTDPTVKSYLDIAERAFGKKGRFIVMMIMNSELYLVGIGLLILESDNLKKLFPNFMIRIGEVMVIECRQSFVLITALVILPSMLLTDLSILSYVSATGVFSCLIILGSIFCVGAFGGVGFHEKGSLLKLTGLPTAVSLYIVCFAGHPVIPSIYTSMKNKHQFTQVLLFSFILTTFTYLLTSCVSYVMYGESVESQITLNLPTKLISSQVAIYTTLLIPVTRYALMLTPVANAIEGGLSMDNKNSRKVQLLVRMVLLVSTTMIAYVFPYFETLMAIVGSIFVALGSFVLPSLCYLKISSSYRSWNFELVGNVAIVLFATLAGVLGTYSSIAELVHNY from the exons ATGGCAAGTGAGTCAAGGACACCTTTATTAACTCAAAGCCAAAGGGAAGGATCTAGCTTTCTAAAGGCATGTTTCAATGGAACAAATGCTTTTCTGG GAATTGGTCTGCTTACAGTTCCCTATGCTCTCTCAAGTGGAGGATGGCTGAGTTTAGGGTTGTTTTTCCTAGTTACCATGATGACCTTTTACACTGGAATCTTACTCAAGACATGTATGGATACTGATCCAACAGTTAAAAGCTACTTAGACATAGCGGAGAGAGCCTTTGGGAAAAAAGGAAGATTCATAGTGATGATGATCATGAACTCAGAGCTGTACTTAGTTGGCATAGGACTGTTGATCCTAGAAAGTGACAACTTAAAGAAGCTGTTTCCAAACTTCATGATCAGGATTGGAGAAGTGATGGTGATTGAGTGCCGCCAATCATTTGTGCTGATCACTGCTTTGGTGATCTTGCCATCTATGCTGCTGACTGACTTGAGCATACTCTCTTATGTGTCTGCAACTGGAGTCTTTTCTTGCCTTATAATTCTTGGCTCCATTTTCTGTGTTGGTGCCTTTGGAGGAGTTGGGTTTCATGAAAAAGGGTCTTTACTTAAACTCACTGGCTTACCTACTGCTGTGAGCTTGTACATAGTTTGCTTTGCAGGACACCCAGTTATCCCTTCTATCTACACTTCAATGAAAAACAAACACCAATTCACTCAG GTATTACTATTCAGCTTTATTCTCACAACTTTCACTTACTTATTGACCTCTTGTGTAAGCTATGTTATGTATGGAGAAAGTGTTGAGTCACAAATCACACTCAACTTACCAACCAAATTGATCAGTTCACAAGTTGCAATCTACACCACTCTGTTAATTCCAGTTACTAGGTATGCTTTGATGTTAACCCCAGTTGCCAATGCCATTGAAGGAGGGCTTTCAATGGATAACAAGAACTCTAGGAAAGTTCAATTACTTGTTAGGATGGTGTTACTAGTAAGTACCACAATGATAGCTTATGTATTCCCATATTTTGAGACTCTGATGGCCATTGTTGGTTCTATTTTTGTAGCACTTGGTTCATTTGTGCTCCCTAGTCTTTGTTACTTGAAAATTTCATCTTCTTACAGAAGTTGGAATTTTGAGTTGGTTGGGAATGTGGCAATAGTTTTGTTTGCAACTCTAGCTGGAGTTTTAGGGACTTATTCATCTATAGCTGAACTTGTGCACAATTATTGA